Proteins from one Impatiens glandulifera chromosome 2, dImpGla2.1, whole genome shotgun sequence genomic window:
- the LOC124923782 gene encoding protein SIEVE ELEMENT OCCLUSION C-like, giving the protein MARKMTTDHEELLVRQIWSTHEPDGRWLDAELLVRVVKDIMLFTDQEYSQVSNYQQGDQYLVRSSDIEVIGSEEQLGNVIAKISNEMLRGWCMGRHHDHDIHMHHEDSTTLVLFNHLLRHYNWDAKASLVLAAFALRFADFCLPIFLLSHHSNINNPLAAHIAKLKNFPNDLISILRPRFRALREFVDAMVSITKCIIRFQGLPLQHVSLDHDPIFPTTKPLIHNAVFWVVKSASICFSSIMDLNCTKTDKEIETITIWKLSSFSNKLTTLRDELAQHVDSCYELTDAKLYNKFLTLFKDPTSTDNQNVLSMLFALKDQFPLMSSSLSKLGVSELKNKTVACFISRPELLSIDQLILLIQQLYDDPYRTKLQGSFDIVWFPISSSSWSQSEMDAFYFLANSLPWLSVRQPWRISPVVIKFMKAEWNFNGGEPIMVVMDPGGRVTNVNGLDMMLIWGIRSYPFSTEKERELWEVEKWSLQLLLGRIDPLVMKWVEEDKNICMYGSRKVEWICEFKEEMDKIIRTGLDLGMISLGSYNSQLKKKTREVMFWIRAESMRRFRRRQEEDNWKMVEKLMESDEEGWVIFGKGSDLVMLKGMEKVRECLEMFQKTWGKNVAKFGVAGAIRRAFNKPSSSDHEAVVVVPYSSHDQHQQEGDTLLLCDRCESPMEKFVLYKCDGKLE; this is encoded by the exons ATGGCTCGAAAAATGACTACGGATCACGAAGAACTTCTGGTGAGGCAGATTTGGTCCACCCATGAACCTGATGGGCGTTGGCTCGATGCAGAGCTTCTGGTTCGTGTGGTGAAGGACATTATGTTGTTCACAGATCAGGAATATTCACAA gTGTCCAATTACCAACAGGGTGACCAATATTTAGTTAGGTCAAGTGATATTGAGGTGATTGGATCAGAAGAACAGTTGGGAAATGTCATTGCCAAGATCTCTAATGAG ATGCTCCGTGGATGGTGTATGGGAAGGCATCATGATCATGATATCCACATGCATCATGAGGACAGTACCACACTGGTCTTGTTTAATCATCTGTTAAGACACTACAATTGGGATGCAAAAGCATCTCTAGTTCTTGCTGCTTTTGCTTTGAGATTTGCAGATTTCTGTCTTCCCATTTTCTTGTTGTCTCACCATTCCAACATTAATAATCCCTTGGCAGCTCATATTGCAAAACTAAAGAACTTTCCCAATGACTTGATCAGCATACTCAGACCCCGGTTTCGGGCCTTAAGGGAGTTTGTGGATGCCATGGTTTCCATAACTAAATGTATTATCCGCTTTCAAGGCCTGCCATTGCAACACGTCAGCTTGGATCATGATCCCATTTTTCCCACTACCAAGCCTTTGATTCACAATGCTGTTTTTTGGGTCGTTAAAAGTGCCTCCATTTGCTTTTCTTCAATCATGGATTTGAATTGTACCAAAACCGATAAAGAAATAGAGACTATTACGATATGGAAACTATCCTCTTTTTCAAACAAGTTAACCACCTTAAGGGACGAGCTTGCGCAACACGTGGATTCTTGTTATGAGCTAACAG ATGCAAAGTTATATAACAAGTTTCTGACTTTGTTCAAGGATCCTACCAGCACTGACAACCAAAATGTTCTTAGCATGTTGTTTGCATTAAAAGATCAATTCCCACTTATGTCTTCTTCCTTGTCAAAG CTTGGTGTTTCTGAACTGAAGAACAAGACAGTCGCTTGTTTTATTTCAAGGCCGGAGCTTTTGTCCATTGATCAACTAATCTTGCTAATACAGCAGTTGTACGATGATCCTTATAGAACAAAGTTACAAGGAAGCTTTGACATCGTATGGTTTCCCATTTCGTCCTCCAGCTGGTCTCAATCCGAAATGGATGCCTTTTATTTTCTTGCAAACTCTTTGCCATGGCTGTCAGTAAGGCAGCCATGGAGGATCAGTCCGGTGGTGATAAAGTTTATGAAAGCAGAATGGAACTTCAACGGAGGAGAACCCATAATGGTGGTTATGGATCCAGGAGGTAGAGTTACAAACGTAAATGGACTAGATATGATGCTAATTTGGGGGATTAGATCCTACCCATTCTCTACTGAGAAAGAAAGAGAGCTTTGGGAAGTTGAGAAATGGAGCCTGCAACTCTTACTGGGCAGGATTGACCCTCTAGTAATGAAGTGG GTTGAAGAAGATAAAAACATATGCATGTATGGAAGCAGGAAGGTTGAATGGATTTGTGAATTCAAAGAGGAGATGGATAAGATAATAAGGACTGGGTTGGATCTTGGGATGATAAGTTTGGGTAGTTATAACAGTCAATTGAAGAAAAAGACAAGAGAAGTAATGTTCTGGATTCGAGCAGAGAGCATGAGAAGGTTTAGGAGAAGGCAGGAGGAGGATAATTGGAAAATGGTGGAGAAGTTGATGGAGAGTGATGAAGAAGGGTGGGTGATTTTTGGAAAGGGAAGTGATTTGGTGATGTTAAAAGGGATGGAGAAAGTAAGGGAGTGTTTGGAGATGTTTCAAAAGACATGGGGAAAGAATGTGGCTAAGTTTGGAGTTGCAGGTGCAATTAGGAGAGCTTTCAACAAACCATCATCTTCAGATCATGAAGCAGTTGTGGTTGTTCCATATTCTAGTCATGATCAGCACCAGCAGGAGGGTGACACTTTATTGTTGTGTGATAGATGTGAGAGTCCCATGGAGAAGTTTGTCTTGTATAAATGTGATGGGAAACTTGAATAA
- the LOC124925341 gene encoding RNA-binding protein 25 isoform X1, which translates to MAESPAAQPNVETNLSSSEPENPDPPVQPLSSTPSSYSAPLNPSLNQPSPAVPPMTPLQQPLQLNHYAVPPVPLQSTPQFSHLPILNYPGAGVPNPGVQPPGVTPMPIGVPGSSVSMGSISMSVPGMMQHYAPPGQHSNPALRPYAAIPNGYHTFPPPIAQGAIPPPGILRYPPPYAQMIRTPFPPRMPILPLSRPPVPLMRGPIMPLVVRPPGLLNVPPVEKPQPTAYVGHLASTVDNDFILSLLNLCGPVKTWKRAQDPSNGSLKGYGFCEFESAEGVLRAMRLLSKLNVDGQELLINVSQATREYLERFVDKKTDNSKMTKETESQGAETDEGKVTGDKKDEPPNVSAESEKDGNDARKDENNNASTFGIVTEEDREADQEALEKLTNLMEERLKNNPLPPPPPPPPSAPHYTGNSNSEPTARLKDGESDAEMVKHDTMEETTGGDIKQNSEHDQPEPSSPDGIRRHDRRSRDRDRERDFMREREEELHKKERTREQERAWRDKERESKTRDEDRKYNARVADWERKLKDKDYYRQEDKDKEKEKEKKRKRLIEDQERENDDGDSRKRRHKYIADDRRRRQREKEDDLADALREEEELARAKIKAEEELQQQKEQQNEALVFLPSPLANGSDKSVLSVEKMDIEVKVIDDTNNQMLNLNGGGSAQYGNHDDIAGSAAAPAKKLGFGLVGSGKRTTVLSVFNEEEDEESRKDKKMRPLVPIDYSKEEQQAVQTTTALSPNLAAEVGKHVFISPKPEKFEERSRHNHDRTNHRDRGGRYDNRDEKRKDDSGDREHGSVKEHKPDTRKLKNAKQLIDMIPKTKDELFSYEINWAVYDKNKLHDRMKPWISKKITEFLGEEETTLVDYIVQSTQKHVNATEMLENLQGILDEEAEMFVLKMWRMLIFEIKKIESGLALSSK; encoded by the exons ATGGCTGAATCTCCGGCCGCTCAACCTAACGTAGAAACTAATCTTTCCTCCTCAGAACCGGAAAATCCCGATCCACCGGTTCAACCGCTATCATCAACTCCATCTTCCTACTCCGCTCCTTTAAACCCTAGCCTTAATCAGCCATCCCCCGCCGTTCCACCCATGACGCCGTTGCAGCAGCCGCTACAGCTCAATCATTACGCCGTCCCGCCCGTTCCACTTCAATCGACACCGCAATTTTCGCATCTTCCGATTCTAAATTATCCCGGCGCCGGCGTGCCGAACCCTGGCGTTCAACCTCCTGGGGTCACCCCCATGCCAATAGGAGTTCCTGGTTCGTCCGTTAGCATGGGATCGATTTCCATGTCAGTGCCAGGGATGATGCAACATTACGCCCCCCCTGGTCAGCATTCCAATCCAGCGCTCAGACCTTACGCTGCAATTCCCAATGGCTATCATACATTTCCACCGCCTATAGCTCAGGGAGCGATTCCTCCTCCGG GAATTCTTCGTTATCCTCCTCCATATGCACAAATGATTAGAACACCATTTCCCCCTCGCATGCCTATCCTACCGCTGTCAAGACCACCAGTTCCGTTGATGCGTGGTCCCATTATGCCACTGGTTGTTAGACCTCCTGGCCTTCTAAATGTTCCACCAGTAGAGAAGCCACAGCCCACTGCTTATGTTGGTCACCTTGCTTCAACTGTTGATAACGATTTCATCCTGTCTCTCCTTAAT CTTTGTGGCCCAGTAAAAACTTGGAAACGTGCTCAAGATCCCTCAAATGGTTCCCTGAAGGGTTATGGATTTTGTGAGTTTGAGTCTGCTGAAGGTGTTCTTCGTGCGATGAGGCTTCTAAGCAAATTGAATGTAGATGGACAAGAGTTGCTG ATAAATGTATCCCAAGCAACACGAGAATATCTAGAGCGTTTTGTTGATAAGAAAACCGATAACTCTAAAATGACAAAAGAGACTGAAAGTCAAGGGGCTGAGACGGATGAAGGAAAGGTAACAGGTGACAAGAAGGACGAGCCTCCTAATGTCTCTGCTGAGTCTGAAAAGGATGGAAATGATGCCAGAAAAGATGAAAATAACAATGCTTCCACCTTTGGCATTGTGACTGAGGAAGACAGGGAAGCTGACCAAGAAGCTTTAGAGAAGCTTACAAACCTTATGGAGGAAAGATTGAAGAACAATCCCCTGCCGCcccctccaccaccaccaccttcAGCTCCTCATTATACTGGCAACTCGAATTCAGAGCCAACAGCTAGACTCAAGGATGGGGAGTCTGATGCTGAGATGGTGAAACATG ATACAATGGAAGAGACAACAGGAGGTGACATCAAACAAAATAGTGAGCATGATCAGCCAGAACCAAGCTCACCTGATGGGATTAGAAGGCATGATAGGAGGAGCAGGGACAGGGATAGGGAGCGAGATTTTATGCGGGAAAGAGAGGAGGAACTTCATAAAAAAGAAAGGACTAGGGAACAAGAACGAGCTTGGAGAGATAAAGAAAGAGAGTCCAAGACAAGAGATGAAGACCGTAAATATAATGCTCGGGTTGCGGATTGGGAACGGAAACTCAAAGATAAAGATTATTACCGGCAGGAGGATAAGGACAAGGAGAAAGAGAAGGAGAAAAAACGGAAGCGATTAATTGAAGACCAGGAACGTGAGAACGATGATGGTGATTCCAGAAAGAGAAGACACAAGTATATTGCAGACGACAGAAGACGAAGACAAAGGGAGAAGGAAGATGACCTGGCTGATGCCCTTCGCGAAGAGGAAGAGTTGGCTAGAGCCAAGATAAAGGCTGAGGAAGAACTGCAACAACAGAAGGAACAACAGAATGAGGCTTTAGTATTTCTTCCCTCTCCATTGGCTAATGGATCTGATAAATCTGTCTTGTCTGTGGAAAAAATGGATATCGAAGTGAAAGTTATTGACGACACCAATAATCAGATGTTGAACCTTAATG GTGGTGGCAGTGCACAATATGGAAATCATGATGACATTGCAGGATCAGCCGCTGCCCCGGCTAAGAAATTGGGATTCGGTCTTGTAGGTTCAGGAAAGCGAACAACTGTTCTGTCTGTTTTTAatgaagaggaagatgaagaatcAAGGAAAGACAAAAAGATGAGACCTTTGGTTCCAATTGATTATTCAAAGGAGGAACAACAGGCCGTCCAAACTACCACTGCACTTTCTCCAAATTTGGCTGCTGAAGTTGGAAAGCACGTCTTCATTTCTCCTAAACCCGAGAAATTTGAGGAGAGAAGTAGGCACAACCATGACAGGACTAACCATCGTGACCGAGGGGGTCGATATGATAATAGGGATGAGAAGAGAAAGGACGATAGTGGTGATAGAGAACATGGATCCGTCAAAGAGCATAAACCGGATACTAGGAAGCTCAAAAATGCAAAACAATTGATTGATATGATCCCGAAGACCAAGGATGAGTTGTTTTCATACGAAATTAACTGGGCTGTGTATGATAAG AACAAGCTGCATGACAGAATGAAACCGTGGATCTCGAAGAAGATAACAGAATTTCTGGGAGAGGAAGAGACGACTCTTGTGGACTACATTGTTCAGAGTACGCAGAAGCATGTCAATGCAACTGAAATGTTAGAAAATCTGCAGGGTATTCTGGATGAGGAAGCGGAAATGTTTGTGTTGAAGATGTGGAGGATGCTCATATttgagataaagaaaattgagtCTGGTCTTGCATTGAGTTCCAAGTAA
- the LOC124925341 gene encoding RNA-binding protein 25 isoform X2 — protein MMKASYSSSLESIHLQLLFGILRYPPPYAQMIRTPFPPRMPILPLSRPPVPLMRGPIMPLVVRPPGLLNVPPVEKPQPTAYVGHLASTVDNDFILSLLNLCGPVKTWKRAQDPSNGSLKGYGFCEFESAEGVLRAMRLLSKLNVDGQELLINVSQATREYLERFVDKKTDNSKMTKETESQGAETDEGKVTGDKKDEPPNVSAESEKDGNDARKDENNNASTFGIVTEEDREADQEALEKLTNLMEERLKNNPLPPPPPPPPSAPHYTGNSNSEPTARLKDGESDAEMVKHDTMEETTGGDIKQNSEHDQPEPSSPDGIRRHDRRSRDRDRERDFMREREEELHKKERTREQERAWRDKERESKTRDEDRKYNARVADWERKLKDKDYYRQEDKDKEKEKEKKRKRLIEDQERENDDGDSRKRRHKYIADDRRRRQREKEDDLADALREEEELARAKIKAEEELQQQKEQQNEALVFLPSPLANGSDKSVLSVEKMDIEVKVIDDTNNQMLNLNGGGSAQYGNHDDIAGSAAAPAKKLGFGLVGSGKRTTVLSVFNEEEDEESRKDKKMRPLVPIDYSKEEQQAVQTTTALSPNLAAEVGKHVFISPKPEKFEERSRHNHDRTNHRDRGGRYDNRDEKRKDDSGDREHGSVKEHKPDTRKLKNAKQLIDMIPKTKDELFSYEINWAVYDKNKLHDRMKPWISKKITEFLGEEETTLVDYIVQSTQKHVNATEMLENLQGILDEEAEMFVLKMWRMLIFEIKKIESGLALSSK, from the exons ATGATGAAGGCTTCATATTCCAGTTCCTTAGAGAGTATACATCTTCAACTTCTTTTTG GAATTCTTCGTTATCCTCCTCCATATGCACAAATGATTAGAACACCATTTCCCCCTCGCATGCCTATCCTACCGCTGTCAAGACCACCAGTTCCGTTGATGCGTGGTCCCATTATGCCACTGGTTGTTAGACCTCCTGGCCTTCTAAATGTTCCACCAGTAGAGAAGCCACAGCCCACTGCTTATGTTGGTCACCTTGCTTCAACTGTTGATAACGATTTCATCCTGTCTCTCCTTAAT CTTTGTGGCCCAGTAAAAACTTGGAAACGTGCTCAAGATCCCTCAAATGGTTCCCTGAAGGGTTATGGATTTTGTGAGTTTGAGTCTGCTGAAGGTGTTCTTCGTGCGATGAGGCTTCTAAGCAAATTGAATGTAGATGGACAAGAGTTGCTG ATAAATGTATCCCAAGCAACACGAGAATATCTAGAGCGTTTTGTTGATAAGAAAACCGATAACTCTAAAATGACAAAAGAGACTGAAAGTCAAGGGGCTGAGACGGATGAAGGAAAGGTAACAGGTGACAAGAAGGACGAGCCTCCTAATGTCTCTGCTGAGTCTGAAAAGGATGGAAATGATGCCAGAAAAGATGAAAATAACAATGCTTCCACCTTTGGCATTGTGACTGAGGAAGACAGGGAAGCTGACCAAGAAGCTTTAGAGAAGCTTACAAACCTTATGGAGGAAAGATTGAAGAACAATCCCCTGCCGCcccctccaccaccaccaccttcAGCTCCTCATTATACTGGCAACTCGAATTCAGAGCCAACAGCTAGACTCAAGGATGGGGAGTCTGATGCTGAGATGGTGAAACATG ATACAATGGAAGAGACAACAGGAGGTGACATCAAACAAAATAGTGAGCATGATCAGCCAGAACCAAGCTCACCTGATGGGATTAGAAGGCATGATAGGAGGAGCAGGGACAGGGATAGGGAGCGAGATTTTATGCGGGAAAGAGAGGAGGAACTTCATAAAAAAGAAAGGACTAGGGAACAAGAACGAGCTTGGAGAGATAAAGAAAGAGAGTCCAAGACAAGAGATGAAGACCGTAAATATAATGCTCGGGTTGCGGATTGGGAACGGAAACTCAAAGATAAAGATTATTACCGGCAGGAGGATAAGGACAAGGAGAAAGAGAAGGAGAAAAAACGGAAGCGATTAATTGAAGACCAGGAACGTGAGAACGATGATGGTGATTCCAGAAAGAGAAGACACAAGTATATTGCAGACGACAGAAGACGAAGACAAAGGGAGAAGGAAGATGACCTGGCTGATGCCCTTCGCGAAGAGGAAGAGTTGGCTAGAGCCAAGATAAAGGCTGAGGAAGAACTGCAACAACAGAAGGAACAACAGAATGAGGCTTTAGTATTTCTTCCCTCTCCATTGGCTAATGGATCTGATAAATCTGTCTTGTCTGTGGAAAAAATGGATATCGAAGTGAAAGTTATTGACGACACCAATAATCAGATGTTGAACCTTAATG GTGGTGGCAGTGCACAATATGGAAATCATGATGACATTGCAGGATCAGCCGCTGCCCCGGCTAAGAAATTGGGATTCGGTCTTGTAGGTTCAGGAAAGCGAACAACTGTTCTGTCTGTTTTTAatgaagaggaagatgaagaatcAAGGAAAGACAAAAAGATGAGACCTTTGGTTCCAATTGATTATTCAAAGGAGGAACAACAGGCCGTCCAAACTACCACTGCACTTTCTCCAAATTTGGCTGCTGAAGTTGGAAAGCACGTCTTCATTTCTCCTAAACCCGAGAAATTTGAGGAGAGAAGTAGGCACAACCATGACAGGACTAACCATCGTGACCGAGGGGGTCGATATGATAATAGGGATGAGAAGAGAAAGGACGATAGTGGTGATAGAGAACATGGATCCGTCAAAGAGCATAAACCGGATACTAGGAAGCTCAAAAATGCAAAACAATTGATTGATATGATCCCGAAGACCAAGGATGAGTTGTTTTCATACGAAATTAACTGGGCTGTGTATGATAAG AACAAGCTGCATGACAGAATGAAACCGTGGATCTCGAAGAAGATAACAGAATTTCTGGGAGAGGAAGAGACGACTCTTGTGGACTACATTGTTCAGAGTACGCAGAAGCATGTCAATGCAACTGAAATGTTAGAAAATCTGCAGGGTATTCTGGATGAGGAAGCGGAAATGTTTGTGTTGAAGATGTGGAGGATGCTCATATttgagataaagaaaattgagtCTGGTCTTGCATTGAGTTCCAAGTAA
- the LOC124925341 gene encoding RNA-binding protein 25 isoform X3: MIRTPFPPRMPILPLSRPPVPLMRGPIMPLVVRPPGLLNVPPVEKPQPTAYVGHLASTVDNDFILSLLNLCGPVKTWKRAQDPSNGSLKGYGFCEFESAEGVLRAMRLLSKLNVDGQELLINVSQATREYLERFVDKKTDNSKMTKETESQGAETDEGKVTGDKKDEPPNVSAESEKDGNDARKDENNNASTFGIVTEEDREADQEALEKLTNLMEERLKNNPLPPPPPPPPSAPHYTGNSNSEPTARLKDGESDAEMVKHDTMEETTGGDIKQNSEHDQPEPSSPDGIRRHDRRSRDRDRERDFMREREEELHKKERTREQERAWRDKERESKTRDEDRKYNARVADWERKLKDKDYYRQEDKDKEKEKEKKRKRLIEDQERENDDGDSRKRRHKYIADDRRRRQREKEDDLADALREEEELARAKIKAEEELQQQKEQQNEALVFLPSPLANGSDKSVLSVEKMDIEVKVIDDTNNQMLNLNGGGSAQYGNHDDIAGSAAAPAKKLGFGLVGSGKRTTVLSVFNEEEDEESRKDKKMRPLVPIDYSKEEQQAVQTTTALSPNLAAEVGKHVFISPKPEKFEERSRHNHDRTNHRDRGGRYDNRDEKRKDDSGDREHGSVKEHKPDTRKLKNAKQLIDMIPKTKDELFSYEINWAVYDKNKLHDRMKPWISKKITEFLGEEETTLVDYIVQSTQKHVNATEMLENLQGILDEEAEMFVLKMWRMLIFEIKKIESGLALSSK, from the exons ATGATTAGAACACCATTTCCCCCTCGCATGCCTATCCTACCGCTGTCAAGACCACCAGTTCCGTTGATGCGTGGTCCCATTATGCCACTGGTTGTTAGACCTCCTGGCCTTCTAAATGTTCCACCAGTAGAGAAGCCACAGCCCACTGCTTATGTTGGTCACCTTGCTTCAACTGTTGATAACGATTTCATCCTGTCTCTCCTTAAT CTTTGTGGCCCAGTAAAAACTTGGAAACGTGCTCAAGATCCCTCAAATGGTTCCCTGAAGGGTTATGGATTTTGTGAGTTTGAGTCTGCTGAAGGTGTTCTTCGTGCGATGAGGCTTCTAAGCAAATTGAATGTAGATGGACAAGAGTTGCTG ATAAATGTATCCCAAGCAACACGAGAATATCTAGAGCGTTTTGTTGATAAGAAAACCGATAACTCTAAAATGACAAAAGAGACTGAAAGTCAAGGGGCTGAGACGGATGAAGGAAAGGTAACAGGTGACAAGAAGGACGAGCCTCCTAATGTCTCTGCTGAGTCTGAAAAGGATGGAAATGATGCCAGAAAAGATGAAAATAACAATGCTTCCACCTTTGGCATTGTGACTGAGGAAGACAGGGAAGCTGACCAAGAAGCTTTAGAGAAGCTTACAAACCTTATGGAGGAAAGATTGAAGAACAATCCCCTGCCGCcccctccaccaccaccaccttcAGCTCCTCATTATACTGGCAACTCGAATTCAGAGCCAACAGCTAGACTCAAGGATGGGGAGTCTGATGCTGAGATGGTGAAACATG ATACAATGGAAGAGACAACAGGAGGTGACATCAAACAAAATAGTGAGCATGATCAGCCAGAACCAAGCTCACCTGATGGGATTAGAAGGCATGATAGGAGGAGCAGGGACAGGGATAGGGAGCGAGATTTTATGCGGGAAAGAGAGGAGGAACTTCATAAAAAAGAAAGGACTAGGGAACAAGAACGAGCTTGGAGAGATAAAGAAAGAGAGTCCAAGACAAGAGATGAAGACCGTAAATATAATGCTCGGGTTGCGGATTGGGAACGGAAACTCAAAGATAAAGATTATTACCGGCAGGAGGATAAGGACAAGGAGAAAGAGAAGGAGAAAAAACGGAAGCGATTAATTGAAGACCAGGAACGTGAGAACGATGATGGTGATTCCAGAAAGAGAAGACACAAGTATATTGCAGACGACAGAAGACGAAGACAAAGGGAGAAGGAAGATGACCTGGCTGATGCCCTTCGCGAAGAGGAAGAGTTGGCTAGAGCCAAGATAAAGGCTGAGGAAGAACTGCAACAACAGAAGGAACAACAGAATGAGGCTTTAGTATTTCTTCCCTCTCCATTGGCTAATGGATCTGATAAATCTGTCTTGTCTGTGGAAAAAATGGATATCGAAGTGAAAGTTATTGACGACACCAATAATCAGATGTTGAACCTTAATG GTGGTGGCAGTGCACAATATGGAAATCATGATGACATTGCAGGATCAGCCGCTGCCCCGGCTAAGAAATTGGGATTCGGTCTTGTAGGTTCAGGAAAGCGAACAACTGTTCTGTCTGTTTTTAatgaagaggaagatgaagaatcAAGGAAAGACAAAAAGATGAGACCTTTGGTTCCAATTGATTATTCAAAGGAGGAACAACAGGCCGTCCAAACTACCACTGCACTTTCTCCAAATTTGGCTGCTGAAGTTGGAAAGCACGTCTTCATTTCTCCTAAACCCGAGAAATTTGAGGAGAGAAGTAGGCACAACCATGACAGGACTAACCATCGTGACCGAGGGGGTCGATATGATAATAGGGATGAGAAGAGAAAGGACGATAGTGGTGATAGAGAACATGGATCCGTCAAAGAGCATAAACCGGATACTAGGAAGCTCAAAAATGCAAAACAATTGATTGATATGATCCCGAAGACCAAGGATGAGTTGTTTTCATACGAAATTAACTGGGCTGTGTATGATAAG AACAAGCTGCATGACAGAATGAAACCGTGGATCTCGAAGAAGATAACAGAATTTCTGGGAGAGGAAGAGACGACTCTTGTGGACTACATTGTTCAGAGTACGCAGAAGCATGTCAATGCAACTGAAATGTTAGAAAATCTGCAGGGTATTCTGGATGAGGAAGCGGAAATGTTTGTGTTGAAGATGTGGAGGATGCTCATATttgagataaagaaaattgagtCTGGTCTTGCATTGAGTTCCAAGTAA